The Apium graveolens cultivar Ventura chromosome 11, ASM990537v1, whole genome shotgun sequence genome has a window encoding:
- the LOC141697470 gene encoding crocetin glucosyltransferase, chloroplastic-like, with amino-acid sequence MAHRRHILLVTFPAQGHINPSLQFAKKLTRMGVEVTFATSLSAHSRMSSTLATTKGLNFASFSDGYDDGFKLTDDARHFMSSIRNHGSESVKHILRSSAEKGRPISCVVYTLLLPWVAEVARELRVPSSLLWIQPASVLDIYYYYFNGYGEAINTCLDDPSWSIQLPGLPRLHARDLPSFILPTCHEMYSFALPSFKEQLDALDADEKPTVLVNSFDALELEALKAIKKLELIAIGPVLPSAFLDGKDLSDTSVGGDLFLKSRNYKDWLDSQTQNSVIYISFGSILTLSKPQMNEIGKGLLKSGKPFLWVIRNKESESEEDKLSCMGELEEQGMIVPWCSQLEVLSHPALGCFVTHCGWNSTLESLVSGVPIVAFPHWTDQTTNAKLIEDVWKTGVRVNGNEEGMVDGDEVDRCIKAVIGNEELRRNAKKWGDLAREAICEGGSSDKNLKAFVEHVDPQFC; translated from the coding sequence ATGGCACACCGCCGTCACATCCTCCTCGTAACATTCCCGGCACAAGGCCATATAAATCCCAGCCTCCAATTTGCCAAGAAGCTTACCAGAATGGGTGTGGAAGTTACATTCGCAACCAGTTTGTCAGCCCACAGCCGCATGTCAAGCACTCTAGCAACTACTAAAGGCCTTAACTTCGCTTCCTTCTCCGATGGCTACGATGATGGCTTCAAGCTTACTGATGATGCTAGGCATTTCATGTCCTCCATACGTAATCACGGATCGGAGAGTGTCAAACACATATTACGTTCTAGTGCTGAAAAAGGCCGCCCTATCAGTTGTGTTGTGTACACACTTCTTCTCCCATGGGTGGCAGAGGTGGCACGTGAATTACGCGTTCCTTCTTCCCTTCTTTGGATTCAACCTGCTTCTGTTTTGGATATTTACTACTACTATTTCAATGGCTATGGCGAGGCCATAAACACTTGTTTAGATGACCCTTCATGGTCAATACAATTACCTGGTTTGCCTCGCCTCCATGCACGTGACCTTCCTTCGTTTATACTTCCTACATGCCACGAAATGTACAGTTTTGCCCTCCCATCATTCAAAGAGCAGTTAGATGCACTAGATGCAGATGAAAAACCTACGGTGCTTGTAAATTCTTTCGATGCACTGGAATTGGAGGCTCTCAAAGCAATCAAAAAGCTTGAGTTGATTGCAATCGGTCCGGTCCTTCCATCAGCTTTCTTAGATGGCAAGGATCTTTCGGACACTTCAGTTGGAGGTGACCTATTCCTAAAATCAAGAAACTATAAAGATTGGTTAGATTCTCAGACTCAAAACTCTGTAATTTATATATCATTCGGAAGTATATTGACATTGTCAAAGCCTCAAATGAATGAGATTGGTAAAGGTTTGTTAAAAAGTGGAAAGCCATTTTTGTGGGTGATAAGGAACAAAGAGAGTGAATCAGAAGAAGATAAATTAAGTTGCATGGGGGAATTAGAAGAGCAAGGAATGATAGTGCCATGGTGCAGTCAACTAGAAGTATTGTCACACCCTGCACTAGGATGTTTCGTGACACATTGTGGATGGAATTCGACGTTGGAGAGTTTGGTTTCGGGAGTTCCGATTGTGGCATTTCCGCATTGGACAGACCAAACGACAAATGCAAAGTTGATAGAAGATGTTTGGAAGACGGGAGTGAGAGTAAATGGTAATGAAGAAGGAATGGTTGATGGTGATGAAGTTGATAGGTGCATAAAAGCGGTGATAGGAAATGAAGAATTGAGAAGGAATGCTAAGAAATGGGGTGATTTGGCTAGGGAAGCAATATGTGAAGGTGGTTCTTCGGATAAGAATCTCAAGGCTTTTGTGGAACATGTTGATCCCCAATTCTGTTAA